The genomic region CTTCCTGACCAAGCCGATCATCGGCGAGACCGACGAGGCGGCCCAGCGGCACGCCGACGAGCTGTACGCCAGGGCGCCGGTGGAGGCCGGGCTGGCGTCGCTGTCGACCATGCTCCAGATGGACCTGTCGACCTACGACCTCGACCAGCCGCTGCCCGGCGCGATCCAGACACGGGCCATCCAGGGCATTCGCAGCCAGCTCGACCGCTTCTACATGTCCGGTCGGACGCCGACGCTGCGGGACATCGCCACCCGCAAGGTCAGCATCGACTCCAAGCCCTACATCGGCGGGCCGGAGCGCGTCGCCGACGAGCTGGCGCGGACCATCGACGCGGTGGGCGGCGACGGCTTCGCCATCCGGCAGGGCATCTGGCCGGGCTACGTCGGGCCGTTCGTGGAGCAGGTCATCCCGCTGCTCCAGCAGCGGGGCGCGGTGCGCACCGAGTACACCGGCGCGACGCTGCGGGAGCACCTGCGGGAGTTCTAGGCGGGTACCGCGCCTACCGTCGCGTCTGCGACGCCGCGATCGCCGCGATCGCGTTGCACACGAGGCGCGCCCCGGTCAGCGCCGCCATGCCGGTGGGGTCCCGCGCCGGCATGTACTCCACGAGATCGAATCCCGCGATGCGACACTTCGCGGCGAGGCCGGTGAGCAGCTCGAGCACCTGCCAGTAGAGCAGCCCGCCCGGCACCGGCGCGGCCACCGCCGGGAAGACCGACGGGTCCATGCCGTCACAGTCGAGCGTCACCAGGCAGTTGGCGTCTGCCTCCACCAGATCGAGGGCGCGCGCGATGCCGTGTCGGTGCACGTCCGCCGCCGGAACGAGACGCGATCCCCACGCGCGAGCGTCCGCGACCTCCGCCGCGCGGGCACTGCCGACCCCGCGCAGGCCGACCTGGACCATGCCGCGGATCCACGGCATCTCGGAGGCGCGGCGCATCGGGCTGCTCCAGCCGTATCGCTCGCCGCGGACCTCGTCGCGCCAGTCGAGATGGGCGTCGATCTGCACGACGGTCAACGGTCCGCGATGCTCGAAGGCGCGGAACATCGGGATCGGCACCGAGTCGTCGCCGCCGAGCACGACCGGGATGGCGCCCGCGTCGAGCAGCGCGCGAACCGCTCGCGTGATCGCGTCGCGGTTGCCCGGCGGATCCGCGGGATCGCCGGGCACGTCGCCACAATCGACGGCGGTGTCGGGCCGCAGGCCGCCGATGTCGAAGTCGTAGTGGTCGGGGAGGCGGTTGTATCCGGAGAGGGCGGCGCGGAGGGCCGCGGGCGCGCCGGCGGAGTGACTCGGCTTGCCCGCGTCGTACGGCGTGGCGTGGTCGACGCCGAGCACGGCGATCTGGCCGGGCCGCGCGACTGCCGCGCCCGGCAGACCGGCGAACGTGACGGATGGGCTATGCATGGAGCCTCGGGCGGGCCGGCCGCGTCATCGGGCCACGATCTCCTCGCGCGGCCGGGTGCACGTGTCGAGGATGGCGTGCACGTAGGCGCGGGTGAGGCGCTGCATCGACTCCACGCGACAGGCGTCGAAGCTCGGCGGCCAGCCCGCTTCCGGGTTCATGAGCCCGGGCAGGCCGAAGCGCGCGGTGGGAATGCCCGCGTTGCGCAGCACGTTGCCGTCGGTGGTGCCGCTCTGGTCGCGCACGAAGGCGTGCGGACGGCCCTCCACTGCCTCCCACGCCCGCAGGCAGCTCTGGATGACCCAGCTGCGCGGGTCGGTGCGCGAGCCGGGGACGG from Candidatus Methylomirabilota bacterium harbors:
- a CDS encoding agmatinase, whose amino-acid sequence is MHSPSVTFAGLPGAAVARPGQIAVLGVDHATPYDAGKPSHSAGAPAALRAALSGYNRLPDHYDFDIGGLRPDTAVDCGDVPGDPADPPGNRDAITRAVRALLDAGAIPVVLGGDDSVPIPMFRAFEHRGPLTVVQIDAHLDWRDEVRGERYGWSSPMRRASEMPWIRGMVQVGLRGVGSARAAEVADARAWGSRLVPAADVHRHGIARALDLVEADANCLVTLDCDGMDPSVFPAVAAPVPGGLLYWQVLELLTGLAAKCRIAGFDLVEYMPARDPTGMAALTGARLVCNAIAAIAASQTRR